One part of the Candidatus Nezhaarchaeota archaeon genome encodes these proteins:
- a CDS encoding DUF131 domain-containing protein, with amino-acid sequence MAKCDLCRLGEASYVCHRCGVRACAKCFDEPLWLCRNCLSITPPLVVSPRPPSKLPALMRIAGALLIAVGVLLFALIPLIAGGELAGGGFVFIGPIPIAFGVGEAWPLILASVALMAIVLITFLAFLRALV; translated from the coding sequence ATGGCTAAGTGTGACTTGTGCAGGCTGGGGGAGGCTAGCTATGTATGTCATAGATGTGGTGTAAGGGCGTGTGCCAAATGCTTCGACGAGCCCCTGTGGCTATGCCGCAACTGCCTGTCGATAACGCCTCCTCTTGTTGTTAGTCCTAGGCCCCCAAGTAAGCTGCCTGCACTAATGCGAATAGCTGGGGCCTTACTGATAGCCGTGGGCGTGCTGCTTTTCGCCCTAATCCCGCTAATTGCTGGAGGAGAACTAGCTGGAGGAGGGTTCGTGTTCATAGGGCCAATACCCATAGCCTTCGGCGTAGGCGAGGCATGGCCGCTTATCCTAGCTAGCGTAGCCCTCATGGCGATAGTGCTAATAACCTTCCTAGCGTTCCTAAGGGCCCTCGTTTAG
- a CDS encoding sodium/solute symporter (Members of the Solute:Sodium Symporter (SSS), TC 2.A.21 as described in tcdb.org, catalyze solute:Na+ symport. Known solutes for members of the family include sugars, amino acids, nucleosides, inositols, vitamins, urea or anions, depending on the system.), translating into MIDIAIVIALIAITIIIGATGYGVSRSMVGYFLAGRGLGAWVLSFSFMATYFSAASFIAGGGATYLFNLGFGAWLTAWHVIGVVLAWVLVAERLYKYASKTGIISISDFVGHRYQSTMAKATAAVVIIFLFVLYASSVFMAGAKVLSVLLDTTYEVGLLLLLIPVVIYVGLGGLKATALNNLILGVLMLVAAILTFSYVMSAVGGWEAGIAAIERMKIAGRFDGTLWTRIDGFGPPPAMTAGMVPALIMGVTFSISIAQVALPQLLMQFYAARDVRVINYGRIISPIAVSLYAILVFSLGVFGHLILDPAIPPGMVGDLLKDPDRVIPMIVMRLMPPGVSGLVAASILAASISTLAVVLIVLSASLVRDIIQTAKPGTAEPKLVAMARVMPLIFALIAMGLAFSPPGIIVEVVGAAFGTIFACFVGPVTIGLYWKGATKAGTIASMVSGLVIGLTWFLFIYRKFPAPTHPLAWVYPVVPALVISLLLFFLVSFFTKKPPKEVLDLLG; encoded by the coding sequence ATGATAGATATAGCCATAGTCATAGCGCTAATCGCGATAACCATCATCATAGGGGCGACTGGGTACGGGGTCAGCAGGTCGATGGTGGGCTACTTCCTAGCTGGGCGAGGCCTAGGGGCTTGGGTACTGAGCTTCTCCTTCATGGCCACCTACTTCAGCGCGGCTTCTTTCATAGCTGGGGGCGGCGCTACTTATCTATTCAACCTCGGCTTTGGCGCTTGGCTTACGGCGTGGCACGTCATTGGCGTGGTGCTAGCATGGGTGCTGGTCGCTGAGAGGCTGTATAAGTACGCGTCTAAGACCGGGATCATAAGCATCTCGGACTTCGTAGGGCACCGCTACCAGAGCACGATGGCTAAGGCCACAGCCGCCGTGGTCATAATCTTCCTCTTCGTCCTCTACGCAAGCAGTGTGTTCATGGCAGGGGCTAAGGTACTCTCCGTCCTTCTAGACACTACGTATGAGGTAGGCCTCCTCCTCCTACTCATCCCAGTAGTAATCTACGTAGGGCTCGGAGGGCTGAAGGCGACAGCCCTCAACAACCTAATCTTAGGCGTCCTAATGCTCGTGGCCGCGATACTGACCTTTAGCTACGTGATGTCAGCTGTTGGCGGCTGGGAAGCCGGAATCGCAGCAATAGAGAGGATGAAGATTGCAGGTAGGTTCGACGGAACCCTGTGGACTAGGATCGACGGCTTCGGTCCTCCTCCAGCTATGACGGCGGGCATGGTGCCAGCGCTAATAATGGGGGTGACGTTCTCGATAAGCATCGCTCAAGTGGCCTTGCCCCAGCTGCTCATGCAGTTCTACGCTGCTAGGGACGTGAGAGTCATTAACTACGGCAGGATCATAAGCCCCATCGCTGTGAGCTTGTACGCCATTCTAGTATTCTCGCTAGGAGTCTTCGGCCACCTGATACTCGACCCTGCGATACCGCCAGGGATGGTGGGAGACTTACTGAAGGACCCTGACAGGGTAATACCGATGATCGTAATGAGGCTCATGCCCCCGGGCGTCAGCGGGCTTGTCGCTGCCTCAATCCTAGCGGCGTCCATATCTACGTTGGCTGTCGTCCTCATAGTGCTCTCCGCCTCCCTCGTCAGGGACATCATCCAGACTGCTAAGCCAGGGACTGCTGAGCCTAAGCTGGTCGCGATGGCTAGAGTTATGCCTCTCATCTTCGCCCTAATAGCCATGGGCCTAGCTTTCTCACCCCCAGGCATCATAGTCGAAGTAGTGGGCGCAGCCTTCGGCACTATCTTCGCGTGCTTCGTAGGCCCGGTGACGATAGGGCTCTACTGGAAGGGTGCTACCAAGGCGGGTACCATCGCCTCAATGGTGTCTGGCCTAGTGATTGGCCTCACCTGGTTCCTGTTCATATATAGAAAGTTCCCCGCGCCCACCCACCCTCTCGCCTGGGTGTACCCAGTCGTACCAGCGCTGGTGATATCGCTACTACTGTTCTTCTTAGTGAGCTTCTTCACTAAGAAGCCCCCGAAGGAGGTCCTCGACCTACTAGGCTGA